The following proteins are encoded in a genomic region of Anomaloglossus baeobatrachus isolate aAnoBae1 chromosome 6, aAnoBae1.hap1, whole genome shotgun sequence:
- the TMEM74 gene encoding transmembrane protein 74 yields MELQYINGQPQRLDECNNVDWGYHVKDSKAYCYENHCVTSALSPDQYESISLATSDEVSCPKLSQEDHGKEKRKVCCVEELETSFTYIDENVNIEHVAHPTSQNGHRHQHLNSEGEIQQDRIQEVSIMSDDEATSEASGKSVDYGFISAVTFLITGILLVIISYLFPRDTRSDPNSITAREMEKIEKKNAIIGAHLDRCVIAGLCLLTLGGVVLSVLLMISMWKGELYRRKAFASKDSAKLYGSINFNHSKSGGAENTLVQEETIDVVN; encoded by the coding sequence ATGGAGCTCCAGTACATCAACGGTCAACCACAAAGGCTTGATGAGTGCAACAATGTGGATTGGGGTTATCACGTCAAAGACTCAAAAGCCTATTGCTATGAAAACCACTGCGTAACCTCGGCTTTGTCACCAGATCAATATGAGTCCATATCATTGGCCACGTCCGATGAAGTGTCCTGTCCTAAACTATCCCAAGAAGATCATGGCAAAGAAAAAAGAAAGGTGTGCTGCGTCGAAGAGCTGGAAACCTCATTTACTTATATTGATGAGAACGTGAACATAGAACATGTGGCCCATCCAACGTCCCAGAATGGCCACAGGCACCAACATCTCAACTCCGAAGGAGAAATCCAACAAGATAGGATTCAAGAAGTATCTATTATGTCTGATGATGAAGCCACGTCTGAAGCTTCTGGGAAATCAGTAGACTATGGCTTCATCAGTGCAGTGACGTTCCTGATCACTGGGATTCTTCTCGTTATAATTTCATACTTATTCCCTAGAGACACGAGATCGGATCCAAATTCCATCACGGCGAGAGAAATGGAAAAGATAGAGAAGAAGAATGCCATTATCGGGGCACATTTGGATAGGTGCGTGATTGCCGGGCTGTGCCTTCTAACGCTCGGTGGTGTCGTCTTATCAGTATTATTAATGATATCCATGTGGAAAGGTGAACTCTACCGGAGGAAGGCGTTTGCTTCTAAAGATTCCGCTAAACTGTATGGATCCATTAATTTTAACCATTCCAAGTCTGGTGGAGCTGAGAATACTTTAGTGCAAGAAGAAACTATTGACGTTGTTAATTAA